In Massilistercora timonensis, the following are encoded in one genomic region:
- a CDS encoding gamma-glutamyl-gamma-aminobutyrate hydrolase family protein, producing MNSVIGIVSCGLDGGRQFVTDTYIRAMETAGGIPLVIPCCQEACFPTFTRLCQGFLFCGGDDVSPLLFGEEPLTGQGRTDWNTDWFHLNFMRQVLKAGLPVLGICRGMQILNLALGGTIWQDLSLRPGPTLQHMQVSVSRSDPSHRITVSKDSILYDILGKSCTVNSFHHQCVKDLGKGLRITAAASDGVIEAIEGDRPVFTAGVQWHPECMPEKEEMLALFRFFVHAT from the coding sequence ATGAATTCAGTGATCGGCATTGTCTCCTGCGGACTGGACGGGGGACGCCAGTTTGTAACAGACACCTATATCCGGGCGATGGAAACCGCCGGCGGGATCCCTCTTGTGATCCCCTGCTGCCAGGAGGCCTGTTTCCCAACCTTCACCCGGCTGTGCCAGGGCTTTCTCTTCTGCGGCGGCGATGACGTCTCCCCTCTTCTCTTCGGGGAAGAGCCGCTCACCGGACAGGGCAGGACAGACTGGAACACCGACTGGTTCCATTTAAACTTCATGAGACAGGTATTGAAGGCCGGCCTTCCGGTGCTTGGCATCTGCCGGGGCATGCAGATCCTGAACCTGGCTCTCGGCGGGACCATCTGGCAGGACCTCTCCCTGCGCCCCGGCCCCACGCTGCAGCATATGCAGGTCTCTGTCAGCCGCTCCGACCCCTCTCACAGGATCACTGTCTCTAAAGATAGTATACTATATGATATCCTGGGAAAATCCTGTACTGTAAATAGTTTTCACCATCAATGTGTCAAAGATCTGGGAAAAGGACTTCGGATCACCGCCGCAGCCTCCGACGGGGTCATTGAAGCCATAGAAGGGGACCGCCCGGTATTTACCGCAGGCGTCCAGTGGCATCCGGAATGTATGCCTGAAAAAGAAGAAATGCTTGCATTATTTCGATTCTTCGTTCATGCGACATAA
- a CDS encoding dipeptidase, translating to MKLIDMHCDTLWKVMDLDRQGDFMENQGSISIPGMQKAGTMAQFFACFTHLEDYQAKGAYDKGYARIQEMIRFLDEQVETYGDVLAHGYSRREILENKEKGKISAVLTVEDGGVLNGDMDRLDTLYHSGVRLMTLMWNHENCLGHPNSPKASDMWQGLKPFGRQVVERMGELRMIVDISHASDGTARDALECARGPVVASHSNCRALCPHPRNLTDEMLRALANRGGVAGLNFYGPFLGSKTESRVQEMVQHVLHMIDVGGSSLPAIGTDLDGFDGMEAMDIPDVSGMERLWDALKKKGLSERQLDKIWSGNALRVIP from the coding sequence ATGAAACTGATCGATATGCATTGTGATACACTTTGGAAGGTGATGGATCTGGACCGCCAGGGCGACTTCATGGAAAACCAGGGCAGTATCAGTATCCCGGGAATGCAAAAAGCCGGGACCATGGCTCAGTTTTTCGCCTGCTTTACCCATCTGGAAGACTATCAGGCAAAGGGCGCCTATGACAAAGGGTATGCCCGCATTCAGGAGATGATCCGCTTCCTTGATGAGCAGGTGGAGACCTATGGGGATGTGCTGGCCCATGGATATTCCAGGCGGGAAATCCTGGAGAATAAAGAAAAGGGAAAGATCTCTGCAGTCCTTACGGTAGAGGACGGCGGAGTATTAAACGGCGATATGGACCGCCTGGATACCCTGTATCACAGCGGCGTCCGTCTGATGACTCTGATGTGGAACCATGAGAACTGCCTGGGACATCCCAACAGTCCGAAAGCCAGCGATATGTGGCAGGGGTTGAAGCCCTTCGGGAGACAGGTGGTAGAGCGGATGGGTGAACTGCGCATGATCGTGGATATCTCCCACGCTTCGGACGGCACGGCCCGGGACGCCCTGGAATGCGCCCGTGGACCGGTGGTGGCTTCTCATTCCAACTGCCGGGCTCTCTGCCCCCACCCCAGGAACCTTACGGATGAGATGCTGCGGGCCCTGGCCAACCGGGGCGGCGTGGCGGGCCTTAATTTCTACGGCCCCTTCCTGGGTAGCAAGACAGAATCCAGGGTCCAGGAGATGGTCCAGCATGTGCTTCATATGATTGATGTGGGAGGCAGCAGTCTTCCTGCCATCGGCACGGATCTGGACGGTTTCGATGGGATGGAAGCTATGGATATCCCGGATGTGAGCGGTATGGAACGGCTGTGGGACGCCCTGAAGAAGAAGGGGCTGTCCGAGCGGCAGCTGGATAAGATCTGGA